The genomic stretch CCTGCTTTTAAACCAATAAAGCCTGTAGCCGAAGTTTAACCTTTTTTAACGTAAACAAAAACCTTTTCGGTCACCGCCTCGCTACGCCCCCTCCCTCAGGAGGTCAGCGTAGGTACCAAGACGCACCGTCATAGCCCTGAGCCACTCCTTTAGTTCTGGGTCACAGAGAACCCCGAGTTCTCCCTCCCGTTCAGCAACATAGCCGCTCAGCCGGGCCAGTTCCCGGTCGGCATATCCCGGGTGGGTCATTATCTCGAGAGAGAAAAGGCCGCGGCGCAACGCGTTGGCGACAAAGACCGTAAAAGCCTCCAGCGTGGCTTCGGCGGCAAACCAGTCCCCGCAGAAGGCCGCCGTAGTTTTCACACCGGCAGCTTCGAGAATAGCCCGCATTGCCGGAGTGAGGTGACGGACTGCCAAGCCGTAACTTTTCGCCACTTTTACGAGCGCGGCAAGGACCACCGGGTGGGTATGGATGTGGTGGTGGGTGTCCAAGTGATCAAGGGGAATGCCGTAAGAACGGACGAGCTCTACCTGGGCAAAGAATTCCCGCGCGACTTCCTCCCCGGAGAGCTCACCTGATAGCAACGCCCGCCGCCCTTTGAAGTTGCCACTTTTATCGGTAAGCGAAGGAATTTCCTCCGGGGGCGAAAGGGGGCGCCCCTTGGTAAGGCAAAGGTGTACACCGACACCAACACCCGGTAGCGCGCCGCGCCGAAGCATAGCCAAGGCTTCGGCCGTCCCGGGCTGGTTGGGAAGCACGCTCACACTGGTAACAAGGCCGCAGGCAATCGCGCGGGTGATGCCGGCGTTTACTCCCGGTGTATAGCCGAAGTCGTCGGCGTTAACGATAAGGAGCATTTTTTTCTGCCGCCTTCCCCCTTTGCAAACCCTACTTGTCGCCTTCTTCCGGGACGATACAGAGAAAAATTAGCGCCTTGGTACCGGTATTCAAAAACTGGTGTTCTGCCCCGCCTGGAATGTAGGCGATGGTGCCCGGTTCGAGCTGATACTCTTGGGCCTCCAGGTAAAGCTGCCCTGCCCCTGCAACCACGTAATTTATGTGGGGCCAAGGATGCTGGTGGCGCGGCGTAAATCCGCCCGGCGCTAAAGTAAACTGGCGCATTACCCAGCCCGCCCAGCCTTCCGCCGGGCCTATCAGGCTCTGTTTGGTCACCCCGGCGGCACCCGGAAGATTTACCGTCGCCTCTTCTTTTTCGCGAACGTGACCGACAAACAAAAGGATCCCTCCTTTAGTGTTACGGCAGCCCTTCCAGCCGCACCCTCGTTCCCGGAGCAAGAGGCAGAAGGGCAACCGCACTCCCTTCTCGCACCGAAAGCTCAAGGGTACCTGCAGACCCGGTAATCACGAAGGGCTTCCCCGGCGGTGCCGCCGCATAAGTCTCGAAAAACGGGAGATCTAAGCTAAGATTCGCCGCCGTAAGGTGGTAGCGGCGCGCTCCCGGTTCTGGCGGCAGGTTGGTAACGATATTCCCGAACGCATCTACATGAACCACTTCGCCTTCCCGGCCTTCCAGGTAAAAAAGAAGCCGCGTTTTGATTTTACCCGGCGCCCCAAGGGCCGATAGCGGTTCCCCCCGGGCCAAGCGCGCGGCGGCTGGGGCAAAGATGTCGCGCGCCTCAAAAGTCAGTGAAGCTTCTGGCGGCCGGGGGAGGACCACCGTCTCCTTTATTCCGTCAGCAGAAGCCGCCGGGTAAAGTAGCCCGTTGTCGGGGCCGACGAAGTAGTAGCGCCTGGTAGCCACGGCGAGCCGCTGCCGTTCCGAACCCACCCCGGGGTCCACCACAGCGAGGAAAACCGTCCCGGCCGGGAAATACCGGTAGGCCGTGTAAAGGAGCCACGCTCCCTGCCGGACCGCGTAGGGCGGCACCGCGTGGGTAAGATCGACAATCCGGGCCGCGGGATGAATGGCGAGGATCACCCCTTTTAAAATGCCCGGGTATGCCGAAGTGCCGAAATCAGTTACCAGCGCCACTATACCCACCGGAGCCACCTCCCTACCGTACTTTTCCCCAGGTGCCTCGCGTTTTTCTTTCGACGCCGGAGAATTTCCTCCTTCACCGGGCGTTAGGTTTGCCGTTTTGGCAAGCTTTCCGAAAAGCCTTGCGGGCGCACCACAAAAAAGCCGCCTGGCAGGCAGGCGGCTTCATAAGCAACACGCAGAAAAAACTTACGTCAATCTATACGTCGATATCCGGCGGCGGGAGGTATTCGCTCTCCTTTGCCGCCATCTCTTTAATCTCCGCAAGCCGGGCAAAAACGCCCTTCATAACCTCCGGGCCAAGCGACTTCGCCTTCGCAATCTCCTCGAAGACAACCCGGTTGAACGCCACGGGCACGTCGGTGATCGCCCCGCGCGAGTCGATCCGGGCGGTAGCGAACTCTTCCAAAATGCGCTGCGTATCTTCGTCAGAAACCTCTAAGTTAAAGGCGTTGAGCGCGCCACCAAACAGCTTCACGACCTGCTTCTCTAACCCGCTGCCTTCGAGCTTCTTCATCCGGTTATCGTCCAAGAGAACCACCAATGTCTTGGGCATTTTTTCACCTCCTGGTTAATACGCAGAACCTAAACATCCATATGCGGGAGATCGACCTCGAGCTCTTTCTCCCGGGCGATCAGGTACTTCGGCGTGACGAACGGGTAACCGAAGACCTTCCACCACTTAACCGCAACCTTGTAAACCTCCGGCCGGAAGATAACCGGCGGCGGGAAGACGCCCTCGGAAACCATGCCGCGGATGAAGCTGCCGCTGAATTTCTGCTTTTCCTTGGAGTGGTTGCAGTTACCGCTGTAGGCAATCTCACCGCACTTCGGGCAGTACCAGAACTCAAGCATGTTCTGCGGTCTGATCTTGAGACCGTAAGGCACCTCGGTAATCGGCTTCGGGAAGCCAAAGCTCGGGATGCCCTTGCCCCAGAGGATCTGGGTGGCCCACATATCATAGTACTCGCCGACGGCAGCGTGGTCCCGACCGAACATGTGGTGCGTGCAGCCCATGTTCTGCCGCACAATGCCGTGGAGCATCGATTCGAGCGGGTTACCGTAACGCATATCCCAGAGCAAGATGCTGACCATGTGGCGCTCCGGCTTGATGTAGCCGCCAAGGTTGACGGCCTCGTGCCCTTCGACGATGGCCTCGTCCGGATAGTCACCTTTACGCTTCACACCGATGATGGCGTTGACTAAGATACCGTGGCAGGGTTCCGAGTCGCCGGTGTAAGCAGCGTTCTTCATAAGGAACTCGTGGCCGACGTGCGGCACGTTTCTGGTCTGGTGGGCGATGACGGTGCGCCAGCCGCGCCGGTCGAACTCCTCGCGGCATTTCCGCGGCGGGAACCAGAACCGGTCAAAAGGAGGCCGCAGCTTTGGCTCGTTGATGATCGTGAACTTGCCGGCATAAATCACCGGGTGCATGCTCTTATAGATTACCCAGCCCGGGTGCTTTTTATTGAAAGCTTCCTTGACAACTTCAGGGTTATCCTCGGGGGTGCCGAAAGTCTTGGTAGCTACTTCTAGGGGGTCGATCCGGTAGATTTCCTCGATATCGAGGATGGCGAAAGGCTCACCTTTCAGCCTTAGGAGAATTCTGTCGCCGGCGGTAACACCTAATTTCTTGTGGTCTTCCTCCGATACGTCGAAGAGGATCGGGTAGGGGAAAATCCAGTCGTTGAGGAGTCTTCTCTCTTTCAAAACCCGCGCGAGCTCCGCCTCTTTCATCGAACCCTCAACCGGGGAGAAAAAGCCGTAGCACACGGACATAATCTCGCGGTAAACATTGCGGACCGGCACGCCGTTTTCGTCAAGGGTCGGCTTAATGTCGAGCGCGGGGCAACCTTTCGCCATCTTCTTCCCGCGCGCCGGATCCGTAACCACCCGTTCTATGAGTCTGCCGCCATGGGGCTCAGGCCTCTCAATCCGAAAGGACATTTACGTACCTCCTTCTTTTCGTGAAGATCTTAAAGCAAACTTCTTGTTCGGAAAGGAACGGATAGAGTAGCACATTCGCCAGAAACACCCTTAACTGAAGCGCTTTTCCTGCGTCACCCACCTCCCTCGCTAGTTTGTGATTATCTGAACATGCAGCACCAAAAAAAATTGACCCTCTTCTTCCGCACACTATAAAGGTGAACCAAAACTTCACAGTTAAGTATACTTTATGCTTCCGGGCTTGTCAATACCCTATGTTTATATCGTCTGTAGATGAGCCAGCGCGTTTACCGCCGGTGCGCCTCTTTCTCCTGGCGGCGAACGAAACGGATGTCGTGTTCGACCAGGAGCCGGTAAGGGCGGCACATCTCAATGAGGCGGGAGGTGGTTCGCTCGCCTAAATACTCCTCGAGGTCTTCCAGAGCAACGTTAGTAGTTACGACAACCGGTAGACAGTGGTTGAGGCGGTAATTCAAAATGGAGTAGATCTTCTGGCGCGCCCATTCGGTGTAAATAAAGGCCCCTAAATCATCGAGAATTAAGAGCGGCACGCTTTTGGCCAGGCTCAACAGCTCGTGCTCGCTGTGCTCCACCACCCCGTCGTCGTAAGTCGCCCGGATTTCGTCGAGGAAGTCCGGCACCGCTACGAAGAGTACCTCCTTGCCCGCTAACAGAACCGCATTCGCGATACAGCAAGCCAGGAAGGTCTTCCCCGCGCCTACGGGCCCGGTAAAGATGAGCCCCTCCGTAGCTTTTCCGGCCAAAAATAAAGCGACGAACTCCCGGGCTGCGTCATAGGCGCGTTGCGCCGATTCGCGGTAACTAATTCCCTTGGCGCCGTCTTTCCGTGTCCGCGAGTAGTACCGGAAATCAAAGCGCTCAAAGGTATACTCCCGCATCAGAGGGGTTAGCTGCGCCTGGGCGATCCGGAAGAGTAAAGCAGACTTCTTAACGCACTCGCAAGGAATAGCAGCCTCACCCCGCAAGATGAGGCCGCGGCCCTGGCATTTCGGGCAGACCTCCTCCACGTAAAGCGGCCCCCCTTTTTTAACTTAAGTAAAGCGTCTTAATCAACGCCTTCTTCTTCTCTTTTTCTTCTTTCTCCTTGGCGGAAATAGCCGCCTTGCGCTTTCGTCTCCGGCCCGTTTCAAAACTCCGGTCGTACTCCTCAACCTCTGCGAGCGTCCGCAGGTTGTTTTTCTGCCACTCTAAGAGAATTGTGCCGATATACTTGAAGTTCCGCTTGCCCAAAAGGACGGCCCGCCGGAGCGCCTCGAGAACCAGTGCCGGTGGCATCTCTTGACGCCATTTTAAAACCTGCTCCGCCTCAATCGGGCTGAGCAGCCGCCCAAATTCTTTTTCAAAGGCCTGATAAAGCTCGCTAAAAACAGCGTCGGTAGAAGCCGCTTCCTGCTGCCCCCGGAGTAACGCTTGCAGTTCCTGGATCTCGGCTACCTTCGCGCAGGCCCAGACCTCGGAAAGCCTCTCAAAAAGCGGCTGAAAGTCGTAACCCTCCACCACCTTCTCCCCGTCGTAATACTCGCTGACCGCCAGGATTTTTTTGCTAAGTAGCTCGTCCAGCTCGCGGGAAAGAACCGCTTCTTCCGCGGTTAAATATTCGGCCAGTTCCGCCGCGGTAACGAGCAGCCGGCCTTCCTCGGCCCGCAACCGGAAAATCTGCAGGATGATCATCATGCCGAGGTCGCTGATCCCAAGCTTCTTGTAAAACCTAAGCAGTAGGTTCGGAACAAATATCCCACCGCTTAGCACCAGGTCAGTCCCGAAAACGCTGACAATATTCCCCTCGCGGTACTCTTTAACGAGCCTTTTCCCGCCGTTCAAGCGGCCCGCCATCAGCCCGACCTCCGCTTTGAAATTTGGGTACCGGGAAGAAATCATGGGTGTAAGAGAAAAAAGATGCCCTATCTTTCCGCTCTGCCCGGGTTGAAGAAATTTTTTCTACACGGGGGGACAAAAATCCTCCCACCCGGAAGATTTTTTCCGCAAAATGCCAAAAAATCAGGGTTTGAGCTGCACAGGGATGCCGCAAACGAGAAGGTAGACGGCTGCCGCGGCGTGGGCTACTACCTGGTTAACCCGGCCGAGAAGGTCACGGTAGAGCCGTCCTAACGGGTACGGCGGCACAACCCCGCCGCCCACCTCGTTGGTTACCGCAACCGTCAGCCCCTCCCGCGCGCCGACGGCACCTATAAACTCTGTCGCCTGTTTCAGCACCTCCTCTTCAGTGCACCCCGCGGCAAGGAGGTTGTTCACCCAGAAACCGAGGCAATCGACCAGCACCGGAACGCGCGTCGGCACCGACCGGACCGCACCTGCCAAGTCGCGCGGCTCCTCGATCGTCTCCCAAGAAGCCGGCCGCCGGGAACGGTGGGCAGCAATCCGCGCCGCCATTTCGGCATCGGTAGAGACCGCCGTGGCGATGAAAACCGCCCGCGGCGCGTCCTGGAGTAGCGACTCGGCGTAAGCGCTCTTCCCGCTGCGCGCACCGCCCGTCACCAAAACGAGGCCGCCGCTTACCACCTTCTTCGCGCCGGAATCTCCTTCGCGCCCTAGGTATACGCCGTAAAAGTCCACCTGGTAGTCGCTGAGCACCGCATCGCGGTAGCCGTCGATGAAGTTAACAACCTCTTCAAAAAGGCGGTGGAGAATAATGCTTTCGCCGGCGACCGCCGCCACGGCAAGGGTTGCCCGCTGCCAGGCGTTCTGCCCTTCTACCTCGGCCACGGCGACGTTGAAGCGCCCGCGTAGCTTTTCCACCAGGCTCTTCAACGTGCGCCGTTTTTCTTTAAGGGACGTCGCGCCGGGAAGAAAGATCTCCGCCGTCAACACACCGTTAACCATGCCTTTACCTCCGTTACCCGCGTTTTATTGACCCCGCGGCAATTTTCTGTTAGTATCAAAAAAACCGAATAAGCCGCAAGGAGGAAACATGTCCACCGTTGGGCTCGTGATTGCGGTTATTTTCTTCCTGGCCGGGCTTGCCGGAACCATTCTTCCCATCTTGCCCGGAGCCCCGTTGCTTCTCGCCGGCATGGTGATCTACGGCCTCTTCACCGGCTTCGCCAAACTCAATCTTCTCTTTTTCGTAGGCCAGGCACTGCTGGTCGCCCTTACCTTTGCGGTTGACTACCTAGCAAGTGCCTGGGGCGTTGCCCGCCACGGGGGCTCAAGATTGGCCATCTGGGGCGGCGCAATCGGTCTCCTTATAGGGGCCTTCTTCGCTCCCGCCGGAATCATCCTGGGACCCTTCGCCGGTGCTTTTCTCGGTGAACTGGTCGCCTCACGGCGTTCCGTCCATTCCCTGCGGGTCGGCGTTGGCTCCCTTATCGGTTTTTTCGGCGGCACGCTGGTAAAATTGGCGCTGGAAATAGGCATGGTAATCTGGTTTTTCGCGGCTATCTTTTAGCCTGACGCACCAGATCCCGGGCTATGAGCGCCGCTCCGAGCGCACCGACGATCTGCGGCTCCGGGGGTACCGCTACCGGCACGCCAAGCCGCCGGGTTAAGGCCGCAACCACCGCCCGGTTCTTGGCCACTCCCCCCGTCATCGCCACCTTCTCCACCAAGCCGACTCGGTGGACAAGCGCCGCAATCCGCTCGGCAATCGACTCGCAGAGGCCGCGCGCAATCTCCTCGCGGGGCGTCCCCTGGCCGATAAGGGAAACGACCTCCGACTCGGCAAAAACGGCGCAAATGCTGGTGATCGGCGCCGCTTTACCGGCGGCTTCCGCCAGGACGCTCAGCCCTTCGAGGTCGGTTTCCAACGCCCGCGCCATCACTTCCAAGAAGCGTCCGGTCCCCGCGGCGCACTTGTCGTTCATCGCAAAATCCTCTACCTCGCCCCGCGCGTTAACCCGGATCACCTTTGAGTCTTGGCCCCCAATATCGATAACCGTCCGCGTGTCCGGAAGAAGGTAGACCGCGCCGCGGGCGTGGCAGGTGATTTCCGTTACCCGGCGGTCGGCAAACGGGACGACGATCCGGCCGTAACCCGTAGCGACAATAGCGGCTAACTCGCCCCGGGGAATCCCGGCAGCCGCCAGCGCCGCAGCAAGCGCTTCTTCGGCCGCCCGGCGGCCCTCCGCTCCCGCAGGAAGGATACTGTAACCGGCAATGCGCTTATCTGCAAGGATCACCGCTTCTGCGGAAAGAGAACCGATATCGATTCCCGCGACCAACAAGCTTCAAACCCCCTATTCGTTTTTAAGGCCCGCAGGCACTACAAACCCCGCCATTCCCGTCTTCCGGCCGCCGTGGCCGGTCTTTATACTAATTCCACCGCCTAATGGTTATTCCTTCCAGTTGGCGGCCTAACATTTTGGTTGATATTCCCAAGTCTTTCGACGCACCAGTTACCGGTCCGCCGTTACGGCTCAAGGCCCTCCCCCCAAAGGTCATCCTCCCCCAGCGCAGACGTCCCGGCCCCCGCCGGTAGTTTTGCCGCTTTCCCGCCCCGCTGGTACCAGAGATCGTTAAAGCTCACATTTTCCAGCGCCGTCCGGAAACGCCGGCGAAATTCCGGATATCTTTCCGCAATGAACCCCACGATTTCCTTCATCGCCGCCCGCTGCGTCCGGCCGGCGTGAGGACAGACGGCCGGGAGCACGGGAATACCCGCCTGCGTTACAAGACTGCTCAGGACCCGCTCGGGAACGTAGCTCAGCGGCCTGATAAGGTGAAGCCCAATGCGGTCTAAGTAAACCGCCGGGCGGAAAGTGCGGAGGCTACCCGCAAAAATAAGGTTAAGAAAAAAGGTTTCGATCACGTCGTCCAGATGGTGCCCCAGCGCCACTCGCTGGCAGCCGAGCGCCTTGGCCCGGGAATTCAAAAGGCCCGCACGGAGTTTAGCGCAAAGGGAGCAGGCACTCTTCTCGCCCTTCGCAGCGATAACTGCGGCAATCGGGTGTCGGACGATATGCAGCGGCACGCGCCGCTCCGCGCAAAAATTCGCCACGCGCGAATAATCGACGGGCGCCCAGCCCGCGTCCACTAAAATCGCCTCGAGCGAAAAGGAGAGGTGCGAGTAGTCCCGGAGGTAAGAGAGGATGTACAAGAGCGCCATGCTGTCCTTCCCCCCGGAAAGACCAACGGCCACTTTGTCGCCCGGAGCGA from Thermodesulfitimonas autotrophica encodes the following:
- a CDS encoding carbohydrate deacetylase, which translates into the protein MLLIVNADDFGYTPGVNAGITRAIACGLVTSVSVLPNQPGTAEALAMLRRGALPGVGVGVHLCLTKGRPLSPPEEIPSLTDKSGNFKGRRALLSGELSGEEVAREFFAQVELVRSYGIPLDHLDTHHHIHTHPVVLAALVKVAKSYGLAVRHLTPAMRAILEAAGVKTTAAFCGDWFAAEATLEAFTVFVANALRRGLFSLEIMTHPGYADRELARLSGYVAEREGELGVLCDPELKEWLRAMTVRLGTYADLLREGA
- a CDS encoding cupin domain-containing protein; this encodes MFVGHVREKEEATVNLPGAAGVTKQSLIGPAEGWAGWVMRQFTLAPGGFTPRHQHPWPHINYVVAGAGQLYLEAQEYQLEPGTIAYIPGGAEHQFLNTGTKALIFLCIVPEEGDK
- a CDS encoding SAM hydrolase/SAM-dependent halogenase family protein, with amino-acid sequence MGIVALVTDFGTSAYPGILKGVILAIHPAARIVDLTHAVPPYAVRQGAWLLYTAYRYFPAGTVFLAVVDPGVGSERQRLAVATRRYYFVGPDNGLLYPAASADGIKETVVLPRPPEASLTFEARDIFAPAAARLARGEPLSALGAPGKIKTRLLFYLEGREGEVVHVDAFGNIVTNLPPEPGARRYHLTAANLSLDLPFFETYAAAPPGKPFVITGSAGTLELSVREGSAVALLPLAPGTRVRLEGLP
- a CDS encoding DUF6955 family protein, with the translated sequence MPKTLVVLLDDNRMKKLEGSGLEKQVVKLFGGALNAFNLEVSDEDTQRILEEFATARIDSRGAITDVPVAFNRVVFEEIAKAKSLGPEVMKGVFARLAEIKEMAAKESEYLPPPDIDV
- the sat gene encoding sulfate adenylyltransferase produces the protein MSFRIERPEPHGGRLIERVVTDPARGKKMAKGCPALDIKPTLDENGVPVRNVYREIMSVCYGFFSPVEGSMKEAELARVLKERRLLNDWIFPYPILFDVSEEDHKKLGVTAGDRILLRLKGEPFAILDIEEIYRIDPLEVATKTFGTPEDNPEVVKEAFNKKHPGWVIYKSMHPVIYAGKFTIINEPKLRPPFDRFWFPPRKCREEFDRRGWRTVIAHQTRNVPHVGHEFLMKNAAYTGDSEPCHGILVNAIIGVKRKGDYPDEAIVEGHEAVNLGGYIKPERHMVSILLWDMRYGNPLESMLHGIVRQNMGCTHHMFGRDHAAVGEYYDMWATQILWGKGIPSFGFPKPITEVPYGLKIRPQNMLEFWYCPKCGEIAYSGNCNHSKEKQKFSGSFIRGMVSEGVFPPPVIFRPEVYKVAVKWWKVFGYPFVTPKYLIAREKELEVDLPHMDV
- a CDS encoding ATP-binding protein, whose product is MEEVCPKCQGRGLILRGEAAIPCECVKKSALLFRIAQAQLTPLMREYTFERFDFRYYSRTRKDGAKGISYRESAQRAYDAAREFVALFLAGKATEGLIFTGPVGAGKTFLACCIANAVLLAGKEVLFVAVPDFLDEIRATYDDGVVEHSEHELLSLAKSVPLLILDDLGAFIYTEWARQKIYSILNYRLNHCLPVVVTTNVALEDLEEYLGERTTSRLIEMCRPYRLLVEHDIRFVRRQEKEAHRR
- a CDS encoding DnaD domain protein, yielding MAGRLNGGKRLVKEYREGNIVSVFGTDLVLSGGIFVPNLLLRFYKKLGISDLGMMIILQIFRLRAEEGRLLVTAAELAEYLTAEEAVLSRELDELLSKKILAVSEYYDGEKVVEGYDFQPLFERLSEVWACAKVAEIQELQALLRGQQEAASTDAVFSELYQAFEKEFGRLLSPIEAEQVLKWRQEMPPALVLEALRRAVLLGKRNFKYIGTILLEWQKNNLRTLAEVEEYDRSFETGRRRKRKAAISAKEKEEKEKKKALIKTLYLS
- the cobU gene encoding bifunctional adenosylcobinamide kinase/adenosylcobinamide-phosphate guanylyltransferase produces the protein MVNGVLTAEIFLPGATSLKEKRRTLKSLVEKLRGRFNVAVAEVEGQNAWQRATLAVAAVAGESIILHRLFEEVVNFIDGYRDAVLSDYQVDFYGVYLGREGDSGAKKVVSGGLVLVTGGARSGKSAYAESLLQDAPRAVFIATAVSTDAEMAARIAAHRSRRPASWETIEEPRDLAGAVRSVPTRVPVLVDCLGFWVNNLLAAGCTEEEVLKQATEFIGAVGAREGLTVAVTNEVGGGVVPPYPLGRLYRDLLGRVNQVVAHAAAAVYLLVCGIPVQLKP
- a CDS encoding DUF456 domain-containing protein — encoded protein: MSTVGLVIAVIFFLAGLAGTILPILPGAPLLLAGMVIYGLFTGFAKLNLLFFVGQALLVALTFAVDYLASAWGVARHGGSRLAIWGGAIGLLIGAFFAPAGIILGPFAGAFLGELVASRRSVHSLRVGVGSLIGFFGGTLVKLALEIGMVIWFFAAIF
- a CDS encoding acyl-CoA dehydratase activase, with protein sequence MLVAGIDIGSLSAEAVILADKRIAGYSILPAGAEGRRAAEEALAAALAAAGIPRGELAAIVATGYGRIVVPFADRRVTEITCHARGAVYLLPDTRTVIDIGGQDSKVIRVNARGEVEDFAMNDKCAAGTGRFLEVMARALETDLEGLSVLAEAAGKAAPITSICAVFAESEVVSLIGQGTPREEIARGLCESIAERIAALVHRVGLVEKVAMTGGVAKNRAVVAALTRRLGVPVAVPPEPQIVGALGAALIARDLVRQAKR
- a CDS encoding tRNA 2-thiocytidine biosynthesis TtcA family protein, which codes for MRQSWGKWFLTDVKRAIKDYAMIAPGDKVAVGLSGGKDSMALLYILSYLRDYSHLSFSLEAILVDAGWAPVDYSRVANFCAERRVPLHIVRHPIAAVIAAKGEKSACSLCAKLRAGLLNSRAKALGCQRVALGHHLDDVIETFFLNLIFAGSLRTFRPAVYLDRIGLHLIRPLSYVPERVLSSLVTQAGIPVLPAVCPHAGRTQRAAMKEIVGFIAERYPEFRRRFRTALENVSFNDLWYQRGGKAAKLPAGAGTSALGEDDLWGEGLEP